The Girardinichthys multiradiatus isolate DD_20200921_A chromosome 6, DD_fGirMul_XY1, whole genome shotgun sequence genome window below encodes:
- the LOC124870454 gene encoding KN motif and ankyrin repeat domain-containing protein 4-like encodes MSRGLIARHKMAENGVKGKPPYSLETPYGFQIDLDFLKYVDDIEKGNTIKRVPIQRRSKGPRASTLPRNLNSSGSGYQTSPWRSTGALNPRSRPFDNHHPGYYSWTFDHRPPLSPTRLTSLVEMEARIKEFDEQPLGEHIRPHLLRASSLPLTVLLRQESESTDDRSSIRSSRDYLGGRNTSYEDVFFSDSPRPKDCSGLLRRLTEALERVGELEMEVRVIPELRAQICILQEERERLHLGLVHHIPPLTVNGTTELSHSSAYSKGDVIKSQQDSHIMFPRNHSQNKINPTHDWKASTDLDELLTVTSLQAKVAALEQKLHDTEQDLQRMVGLLKDQQQESRRKDGKIEYLIRNPGVWVRAEKVVVDQEGDETVVRSTEPHYNPASSFISTRTVTSNAQRHQDSVMSTERGSHDGCTDTSVIIRHIKRIKSLLDRQWECVCGESGEKGKPLKHPDPKVNSLQQEMMELVDVLVSGYKQHDDSDGEKIQNTASKSTLETDGSTQKLKKLHSVDVNEGIQMSTKGSVDGLCGFSDMEHRETSVGSQGMDDTQVDVQPAKRGVQAEMLTCPRGRLTPVGTISGQTDGGTVTLEAKAPEKTSKPETLEEQMEGISGSDSKGWETLSADFVSACHFVKDHMDIKENPNDDMRKALVTMFQNWFGAAAEETSEACRVAAYLKDVKREAPSLLAFLINLADDNGNTVLHYSVSHCNYGIVGLLLDTGVSDANVQNKAGYTAVMLASLTAPDGPVGMEVVRKLMELGDVNIRSSQTGQTALHLAVRHGRVVMVRLLLSCGANANIQDNQGMTSLMFASKRGHTHIARLLLERSPCDLSLTDKRGQTAFSIATQGSHTDTAALLQAHAKARGL; translated from the exons GTCTTATTGCACGTCATAAAATGGCTGAGAATGGAGTTAAAGGGAAGCCCCCATACTCATTAGAAACCCCTTATGGCTTCCAAATAGATCTGGATTTCCTaaaatatgtggatgacatagAGAAAGGCAACACAATCAAAAGGGTTCCCATTCAGCGTCGAAGCAAAGGACCCCGGGCCAGCACTCTCCCCAGGAATCTCAATTCCTCTGGTTCTGGCTACCAAACAAGTCCATGGAGATCTACAGGAGCTCTTAACCCCAGATCCCGACCGTTCGATAACCATCATCCTGGGTATTATTCTTGGACCTTCGATCACAGGCCTCCTCTCTCTCCTACAAGGCTTACATCTCTGGTAGAAATGGAGGCCAGGATCAAGGAGTTTGACGAACAACCTCTCGGAGAGCACATCAGGCCTCATCTCCTGCGGGCCTCCAGTTTACCACTCACGGTGTTACTCAGACAAGAATCGGAGTCCACAGATGACAGAAGCAGCATCCGGAGCTCAAGGGATTACCTTGGTGGAAGAAACACCTCCTACGAGGATGTCTTCTTCTCAGATAGTCCTCGTCCAAAGGACTGCTCTGGGCTGCTGAGGCGCCTGACCGAGGCCCTTGAACGTGTTGGGGAGCTTGAGATGGAGGTGAGGGTCATTCCTGAGCTCAGGGCTCAGATCTGCATCCTACAAGAGGAAAGGGAAAGGCTGCATCTGGGCTTGGTCCACCACATCCCTCCATTAACAGTTAATGGAACAACAGAACTTTCTCATTCATCTGCCTACAGCAAAGGGGATGTCATAAAATCCCAGCAGGACAGTCACATCATGTTTCCCAGAAATCACagtcagaacaaaataaatcctACACATGATTGGAAAGCCAGCACAGATCTCGATGAGCTGCTGACAGTGACCTCCCTGCAGGCGAAAGTAGCAGCACTGGAGCAGAAGCTCCATGACACTGAGCAAGACCTCCAGAGGATGGTGGGACTTCTGAAGGACCAGCAGCAGGAGAGCAGAAGGAAAGATGGCAAGATAGAATACCTCATCAGGAATCCAGGGGTGTGGGTCCGTGCAGAGAAGGTGGTGGTAGACCAGGAGGGAGATGAGACTGTGGTGAGATCCACTGAACCCCATTATAATCCAGCCTCCTCCTtcatctccacaagaactgtaACCTCAAATGCTCAAAGACACCAAGACTCAGTAATGTCTACTGAAAGGGGTTCACATGATGGGTGCACAGATACATCAGTGATAATTCGCCATATTAAAAGAATCAAGAGTCTCCTGGATCGGCagtgggagtgtgtgtgtggagagTCAGGAGAGAAGGGCAAACCCCTGAAACACCCAGATCCAAAAGTCAACTCTCTGCAGCAGGAGATGATGGAACTTGTCGATGTCCTCGTGTCTGGATACAAGCAGCATGATGACAGCGATGGAGAGAAGATCCAGAACACAG cCTCCAAGTCCACCCTGGAGACTGATGGAAGCACCCAGAAGTTAAAAAAGTTGCACTCAGTGGATGTTAATGAAGG AATCCAAATGTCCACTAAGGGAAGCGTGGATGGCCTGTGTGGTTTCAGTGATATGGAGCACAGGGAAACCAGTGTTGGGAGCCAGGGGATGGACGATACCCAGGTGGATGTACAACCTGCAAAAAGAGGAGTCCAAGCAGAGATGTTAACATGCCCAAGGGGACGTTTAACACCAGTGGGAACGATATCAGGACAAACAGATGGAGGCACAGTGACGCTGGAAGCTAAGGCTCCAGAGAAAACGTCCAAACCTGAAACCTTGGAAGAACAGATGGAGGGGATCTCTGGCTCAGACAGCAAGGGATG GGAAACACTGAGTGCAGATTTTGTGTCTGCTTGTCATTTTGTTAAGGATCACATGGACATCAAAGAAAACCCCAATGATGACATG AGGAAAGCTCTGGTAACAATGTTCCAGAACTGGTTCGGAGCTGCTGCGGAGGAgacctctgaggcctgcagggTGGCTGCTTACCTGAAAGACGTAAAGAGGGAAGCACCATCTCTGTTGGCTTTCCTCATCAATCTAGCAGATGACAACGGCAACACGGTGCTGCATTACAGTGTATCCCACTGCAACTATGGCATTGTGGGTCTGTTGCTGGACACAG GTGTGAGTGACGCAAACGTTCAGAACAAAGCTGGATACACAGCTGTGATGCTGGCCTCGCTCACCGCTCCTGATGGACCTGTTGGGATGGAGGTTGTCCGAAAATTAATGGAGTTGGGGGATGTCAATATTCGCTCCAGTCAg ACAGGTCAGACAGCTTTGCACTTGGCAGTGAGACACGGTCGAGTTGTTATGGTTCGCCTGTTGCTGAGCTGTGGAGCCAATGCCAACATCCAGGACAACCAGGGAATGACATCCCTCATGTTTGCATCAAAACgaggacacacacacattgcAAGACTGCTGCTGGAAAGAAGTCCGTGTGACCTGAGTCTGACTGACAAG CGGGGGCAAACTGCATTCTCTATTGCCACGCAAGGTTCCCACACCGATACTGCAGCCCTCCTGCAGGCCCACGCTAAGGCTCGAGGTCTCTGA